CAGGGTTCGCGATACTCGAATTCGACAAGGTGGGTTCCAGGCGGGATTTCAAGCCCCATGAAGGCATGGTTGATTTTCCAGATTTTTGCCGTGTTACCATTGATCCGCGCGATCCAACCTGGGTGCCAGCTGACGGCAAGGGTGGCAAAACCGGGTGCAGTTCCGGGGACGGTGGCCTGGGCGCGGATGGACTCGTTTGAGAATTGAGTTTGGCTCCATTCGATGCGAGGGCTCAAGGGTGAGGGGGGAGGAGTCCAGGCGGATT
Above is a genomic segment from Verrucomicrobiota bacterium containing:
- a CDS encoding YfhO family protein produces the protein RAPGAWLGSVETLHPAQNLEQVLRPDWQPEREAWIESAWTPPPSPLSPRIEWSQTQFSNESIRAQATVPGTAPGFATLAVSWHPGWIARINGNTAKIWKINHAFMGLEIPPGTHLVEFEYREPWLAAGAFLSVTGLGLWLFGLVRALTKLRTNIRPSALHPPVTPSAPGP